In Aegilops tauschii subsp. strangulata cultivar AL8/78 chromosome 3, Aet v6.0, whole genome shotgun sequence, one genomic interval encodes:
- the LOC120976577 gene encoding uncharacterized protein, with protein MASPSWVILSRKATAPAAGDDGLPQAAALSLALAAPPRVTTVKLRPAACTVEPDPACRHKSPCVLAADPSGLLLLLTPPPLSERDDGELRTSRDARGVERTIRIGRVPRPRYVVCDLSSATATASPVPDPHDLIFNNDLGVIAAPGGGGQFMVVEFQTIVGGREATLLCFSSESGKWARKKVANPLPRWMWTFSDIVSHGGKLWWVDCVAGLLACDPFADEPAMEYVQLPAGDVQHGHGCGYCAERELGSRRVVQVSNGVFRCVEMSCASHGAPKVSMRTLADPSTAEWTFEYEASFSEIWAGDSYKAAGLPKKAPVLALVHPNNPDVVYFFLQQRLFGVNMRAREVVECEPLDPAKSQKKGSYSSGLLLFRARFPI; from the coding sequence ATGGCGTCCCCGTCGTGGGTCATCCTGAGCCGGAAGGCGACCGCGCCCGCCGCCGGCGACGACGGCCTCCCGCAGGCCGCCGcgctctccctcgccctcgccgcgccgccgcgggTCACCACCGTCAAGCTGCGCCCGGCCGCCTGCACCGTCGAGCCGGACCCCGCCTGCAGGCACAAGTCCCCCTGcgtcctcgccgccgacccctccggcctcctcctcctcctcaccccgccgcccctctccgAGCGGGACGACGGGGAGCTGCGCACCAGCCGTGACGCCAGAGGCGTCGAGCGCACCATCCGCATCGGCCGTGTCCCCAGGCCGCGCTACGTCGTCTGCGACCTCtcctccgccaccgccaccgcctcgCCCGTCCCCGACCCCCACGATCTCATCTTCAACAACGACCTCGGCGTCATCGCCGCGCCAGGGGGCGGCGGCCAATTCATGGTGGTCGAGTTCCAGACCATCGTCGGCGGCCGCGAAGCCACCCTCCTCTGCTTCTCGTCCGAGAGCGGCAAGTGGGCCAGGAAGAAGGTCGCCAACCCCCTGCCGCGTTGGATGTGGACCTTCTCCGACATCGTCTCCCACGGCGGCAAGCTCTGGTGGGTGGATTGCGTGGCGGGCCTTCTCGCGTGCGATCCCTTCGCCGATGAGCCGGCCATGGAGTATGTCCAGCTCCCGGCTGGGGACGTTCAGCACGGCCATGGTTGCGGCTACTGCGCCGAGAGAGAGCTCGGCTCCCGCCGCGTCGTGCAGGTCAGCAACGGCGTCTTCCGGTGCGTCGAGATGAGCTGTGCAAGCCACGGCGCTCCCAAGGTTTCCATGCGCACGCTGGCTGACCCGAGCACCGCAGAATGGACGTTTGAGTACGAGGCGAGCTTTTCTGAGATCTGGGCCGGTGACTCGTACAAGGCGGCGGGGCTGCCGAAGAAGGCTCCCGTACTCGCTCTCGTCCACCCCAACAATCCAGACGTGGTATACTTCTTCCTGCAACAGCGCCTCTTCGGCGTCAACATGCGCGCTAGGGAGGTCGTGGAGTGCGAGCCCTTGGACCCGGCCAAGTCGCAGAAGAAAGGCAGCTACTCTTCCGGGCTGCTACTCTTCCGGGCTCGTTTTCCCATTTGA